A window of the Sardina pilchardus chromosome 21, fSarPil1.1, whole genome shotgun sequence genome harbors these coding sequences:
- the LOC134069070 gene encoding rho GTPase-activating protein 25-like, with translation MELRTIPLGTRRRASSAFTDPLYDNCLSHSESSDLGVTSALPAPVTVLPAAVPTLRGREDGSGPSGPGSSGWATGGQGWPKLAAEDHDTVSCGSTHESILSLYDNLELPRSPTEDSLDTDRSESASELSEPKDWTDFTWRTENRWMSSCESLEDKSRGAKGQPNKRSGCKPDPFLFTAVESRPKILKVPHPFSSTEPQTQPFVRDIAGDVLHQGTRDLHAPLSLNLPLVPTPYPSSLPAALPPSTSHPEVHVVQQSSQPSSTMTVLLTSIKQQIARQRDEYESQIRRLEQRNEALEAEVLGLRANLEQQRRWYRAVELRLCEVERARADADRRNSELQSQMEQFFDAFGELTNEAKKTERIVQGF, from the exons ATGGAGCTGAGGACCATTCCCTTGGGCACACGCAGAAGGGCCAGCTCTGCCTTCACTGACCCTCTGTACGATAACTGCCTGTCCCACTCAGAGAGCAGCGACCTCGGGGTGACCAGCGCTCTCCCTGCCCCGGTCACCGTCCTTCCTGCCGCGGTTCCCACGCtccgagggagagaggatggcagCGGTCCAAGCGGCCCAGGAAGCAGTGGATGGGCCACGGGGGGACAGGGCTGGCCAAAGCTGGCCGCTGAGGACCATGACACTGTTAGCTGTGGCAGTACACACGAGAGCATCCTCTCCCTCTACGACAACCTGGAACTGCCCAGGAGCCCCACGGAGGACAGCCTGGACACGGACCGCAGCGAGAGCGCGTCGGAGCTCTCGGAGCCCAAGGACTGGACAGACTTCACATGGAGGACAGAGAACAGATGGATGTCCTCTTGTGAGAGTCTGGAGGACAAAAGCCGAGGAGCAAAAGGCCAGCCCAACAAGAGAAGCGGTTGCAAACCCGACCCCTTTCTTTTCACGGCAGTGGAGTCCAGGCCAAAAATCTTAAAGGTTCCACACCCGTTCTCCAGCACAGAACCTCAGACGCAACCTTTTGTCAGAGACATTGCTGGAGACGTCTTACATCAAGGCACTAGAGACCTCCACGCTCCGCTCTCTCTAAATCTGCCGCTGGTCCCAACCCCTTACCCCTCTTCCTTACCTGCGGCTCTTCCACCATCAACCAGCCACCCTGAGGTCCACGTGGTCCAGCAGTCCAGCCAGCCGTCCAGCACAATGACCGTGCTTCTCACCAGCATCAAGCAGCAGATAGCCCGACAGAGGGACGAGTATGAAAGCCAAATAAGGAG GCTGGAGCAGCGGAACGAGGCGCTGGAGGCGGAGGTGCTGGGGCTGAGGGCCAACCTGGAGCAGCAGCGCCGCTGGTACCGCGCCGTGGAGCTGCGGCTGTGTGAGGTGGAGCGGGCGCGGGCCGACGCCGACCGCCGCAACAGCGAGCTCCAGAGCCAGATGGAGCAGTTCTTCGACGCCTTCGGCGAGCTCACCAACGAGGCCAAGAAAACCGAGCGCATCGTGCAGGGTTTCTGA
- the LOC134068406 gene encoding mitogen-activated protein kinase 9-like isoform X1, with amino-acid sequence MTDEGEQFYNVQVGDSTFNILKRYQQLRAIGSGAQGIVCSAMDTVLDIPVAVKKLSRPFQNQTHAKRAYRELVLLKCVNHKNIIRLINVFTPQKSLEDFQDLYLVMELMDANLCQVIHMDLDHERLSYLLYQMLCGIHHLHSAGIIHRDLKPSNIVVQTDCTLKILDFGLARTACANFMMTPYVVTRYYRAPEVILGMKYKENVDLWSVGCIMAEMVLHRILFPGKDYIDQWNKIIEVLGTPCLEFMSQLMETVRNYVMSKPQFPGINFAEVLPDWAFPCESEQDKLKTSQARDLLSKMLVIDPERRISVQEALNHPYIQLWYDPSEVKAPPPHISDKQLDEREHSIEQWKVLIFEEIMDWEDRSELNTGLQREESLDSAVSSATGIVQSASIYDMSSVSTEQTLASDTDSSIADPLSDPPDEGL; translated from the exons ATGACAGACGAGGGGGAGCAGTTTTACAACGTCCAAGTGGGGGACTCAACCTTCAATATACTCAAACGCTACCAACAACTTCGTGCCATTGGATCTGGGGCACAGGGAATTGTGTG CTCTGCTATGGACACAGTTCTGGATATCCCAGTTGCAGTGAAGAAACTGAGTCGTCCTTTCCAGAACCAAACCCACGCCAAACGGGCCTACAGGGAGCTGGTCCTGCTcaagtgtgtcaaccacaaaaat ATTATCAGACTCATCAATGTCTTCACACCTCAGAAATCTTTGGAGGATTTTCAGGACTT GTACCttgtgatggagctgatggatgcCAATCTTTGTCAGGTTATCCACATGGATCTGGACCATGAGAGGTTGTCCTATCTGCTCTACCAGATGCTCTGTGGAATTCATCACCTCCACTCGGCTGGAATCATTCACAGG GACTTGAAGCCCAGCAACATTGTGGTCCAAACGGATTGCACACTGAAGATTTTAGATTTTGGCCTTGCACGGACGGCCTGCGCTAATTTCATGATGACTCCCTACGTGGTGACCAGATATTATAGGGCACCAGAAGTCATTTTAGGGATGAAGTACAAGGAGAACG TTGACCTATGGTCTGTAGGCTGCATAATGGCGGAAATGGTTCTGCACCGGATCTTGTTTCCTGGGAAAGACT ACATTGACCAGTGGAACAAAATTATTGAAGTCCTTGGTACACCATGCTTGGAGTTTATGAGTCAACTCATGGAAACTGTCAGGAATTATGTCATGAGTAAGCCCCAGTTCCCAGGAATCAATTTTGCTGAGGTGCTGCCAGACTGGGCCTTCCCCTGTGAATCTGAACAAGATAAGCTAAAAA CCAGCCAAGCACGAGATCTTCTCTCCAAGATGCTTGTTATTGACCCTGAGAGAAGAATATCTGTGCAGGAAGCCTTAAATCACCCCTACATTCAGTTGTGGTATGACCCATCAGAAGTCAAAGCT CCACCTCCGCACATTTCCGATAAGCAGCTGGATGAGCGAGAGCACAGCATTGAGCAGTGGAAAG TGTTGATATTTGAAGAGATCATGGACTGGGAGGATAGAAGTGAACTAAACACGGGACTGCAGAGGGAGGAGTCATTGG ACTCAGCTGTGAGCAGTGCCACAGGCATCGTACAGTCCGCCTCCATCTATGACATGTCTTCCGTGTCCACAGAGCAGACTCTTGCTTCGGACACCGACAGCAGCATTGCGGACCCCCTCAGTGACCCGCCGGACGAGGGCCTATGA
- the LOC134068406 gene encoding mitogen-activated protein kinase 9-like isoform X2: protein MTDEGEQFYNVQVGDSTFNILKRYQQLRAIGSGAQGIVCSAMDTVLDIPVAVKKLSRPFQNQTHAKRAYRELVLLKCVNHKNIIRLINVFTPQKSLEDFQDLYLVMELMDANLCQVIHMDLDHERLSYLLYQMLCGIHHLHSAGIIHRDLKPSNIVVQTDCTLKILDFGLARTACANFMMTPYVVTRYYRAPEVILGMKYKENVDLWSVGCIMAEMVLHRILFPGKDYIDQWNKIIEVLGTPCLEFMSQLMETVRNYVMSKPQFPGINFAEVLPDWAFPCESEQDKLKTSQARDLLSKMLVIDPERRISVQEALNHPYIQLWYDPSEVKAPPPHISDKQLDEREHSIEQWKVLIFEEIMDWEDRSELNTGLQREESLEQTLASDTDSSIADPLSDPPDEGL, encoded by the exons ATGACAGACGAGGGGGAGCAGTTTTACAACGTCCAAGTGGGGGACTCAACCTTCAATATACTCAAACGCTACCAACAACTTCGTGCCATTGGATCTGGGGCACAGGGAATTGTGTG CTCTGCTATGGACACAGTTCTGGATATCCCAGTTGCAGTGAAGAAACTGAGTCGTCCTTTCCAGAACCAAACCCACGCCAAACGGGCCTACAGGGAGCTGGTCCTGCTcaagtgtgtcaaccacaaaaat ATTATCAGACTCATCAATGTCTTCACACCTCAGAAATCTTTGGAGGATTTTCAGGACTT GTACCttgtgatggagctgatggatgcCAATCTTTGTCAGGTTATCCACATGGATCTGGACCATGAGAGGTTGTCCTATCTGCTCTACCAGATGCTCTGTGGAATTCATCACCTCCACTCGGCTGGAATCATTCACAGG GACTTGAAGCCCAGCAACATTGTGGTCCAAACGGATTGCACACTGAAGATTTTAGATTTTGGCCTTGCACGGACGGCCTGCGCTAATTTCATGATGACTCCCTACGTGGTGACCAGATATTATAGGGCACCAGAAGTCATTTTAGGGATGAAGTACAAGGAGAACG TTGACCTATGGTCTGTAGGCTGCATAATGGCGGAAATGGTTCTGCACCGGATCTTGTTTCCTGGGAAAGACT ACATTGACCAGTGGAACAAAATTATTGAAGTCCTTGGTACACCATGCTTGGAGTTTATGAGTCAACTCATGGAAACTGTCAGGAATTATGTCATGAGTAAGCCCCAGTTCCCAGGAATCAATTTTGCTGAGGTGCTGCCAGACTGGGCCTTCCCCTGTGAATCTGAACAAGATAAGCTAAAAA CCAGCCAAGCACGAGATCTTCTCTCCAAGATGCTTGTTATTGACCCTGAGAGAAGAATATCTGTGCAGGAAGCCTTAAATCACCCCTACATTCAGTTGTGGTATGACCCATCAGAAGTCAAAGCT CCACCTCCGCACATTTCCGATAAGCAGCTGGATGAGCGAGAGCACAGCATTGAGCAGTGGAAAG TGTTGATATTTGAAGAGATCATGGACTGGGAGGATAGAAGTGAACTAAACACGGGACTGCAGAGGGAGGAGTCATTGG AGCAGACTCTTGCTTCGGACACCGACAGCAGCATTGCGGACCCCCTCAGTGACCCGCCGGACGAGGGCCTATGA